The following proteins are encoded in a genomic region of Arachis stenosperma cultivar V10309 chromosome 4, arast.V10309.gnm1.PFL2, whole genome shotgun sequence:
- the LOC130976069 gene encoding uncharacterized protein LOC130976069 produces the protein MHLTSIAADAFGVVTICLVAILILLGLMCIAYSIYFRSRIRQQGFFQLHYFSGPWIIRITFILFAIWWGLGEIIRLTLLRRVLHLKWKETVCKCYIVSNLGFAEPCLFLTLVFLLRAPLQKLETGIMSRKWNAKTAGYILLYCFPMFVLQLFVILVGPQLNKNNGSGKKLPHYFTTTAFDSSSMARDNDTLCTYPLLSTILLGLFAVILTSYLFWLGSRILKLVINKGLQKRVYTLLLSVSGFLPLRVLFLGLSVLSEPEHMKFEAFVFLAFLALVCCAGLCMCTLVYRPIADCLALGNLQDLEARRTNVDNNDTMSLIANQSHLEDVVEENSRSSPGRYSDASTKRGSISFRTLEKDVASTGTFVELSLFSPSRSATPPGSPPLLGWPMRSPTQVIGS, from the coding sequence ATGCACCTGACGAGTATTGCTGCCGATGCATTCGGTGTGGTGACAATTTGTCTAGTAGCCATCTTAATTCTTCTTGGTTTGATGTGCATTGCGTACTCAATTTACTTCCGTTCTCGTATTCGTCAACAGGGGTTTTTTCAGCTCCATTATTTTAGTGGTCCTTGGATAATCAGAATCACATTCATCCTATTTGCAATCTGGTGGGGCCTTGGTGAGATTATTCGGTTAACCTTGTTAAGACGTGTCCTTCACTTAAAATGGAAGGAAACTGTCTGCAAATGCTACATTGTATCAAATTTGGGGTTTGCGGAACCATGCCTCTTCCTCACACTTGTGTTTCTCCTCCGAGCACCGTTACAGAAACTAGAAACTGGGATTATGAGCAGAAAGTGGAATGCGAAGACAGCTGGATATATTCTTCTTTACTGCTTCCCAATGTTTGTTCTTCAGCTTTTTGTTATTCTGGTTGGACCTCAGTTAAACAAGAATAATGGTTCTGGAAAGAAATTACCTCATTATTTTACAACTACAGCTTTTGATTCGTCGTCAATGGCAAGGGATAATGATACTCTCTGTACTTACCCTTTACTCAGTACTATTCTCCTTGGCCTTTTTGCCGTTATCCTGACTTCCTACCTTTTTTGGCTTGGTAGTCGGATTTTGAAATTAGTAATTAATAAGGGTTTGCAGAAGAGGGTGTATACGTTGCTACTCTCAGTTTCAGGTTTCCTTCCTTTGAGggttctttttcttggtttatCTGTTTTGTCCGAACCTGAGCATATGAAGTTTGAAGCCTTTGTTTTCTTGGCTTTTCTTGCACTTGTATGTTGTGCTGGGTTGTGTATGTGCACGCTTGTGTACCGTCCAATTGCAGATTGTTTAGCGCTGGGGAATCTACAAGACTTGGAAGCTAGGAGGACTAATGTTGATAATAATGATACCATGTCTCTTATTGCTAACCAGAGTCATCTGGAAGATGTTGTTGAAGAAAATTCTCGGTCTAGCCCTGGTAGGTATTCTGATGCTTCAACCAAGCGGGGATCAATTTCATTTCGGACATTAGAAAAGGATGTTGCTTCAACAGGGACATTTGTAGAACTAAGCCTCTTCTCTCCCAGCCGGAGTGCAACCCCTCCCGGATCGCCGCCTCTTCTTGGTTGGCCCATGCGATCCCCAACACAGGTTATTGGGTCTTAG
- the LOC130974194 gene encoding mitogen-activated protein kinase kinase kinase 17-like, translating into MACSNCQSVLPKPNDWVKGKLVGTGSFGTVNLAMNKSTGGLFVVKSAHIGAGCEALSNEVKILESLSSSPYIVQYLGKEEDQGNLNVFMEYMAGGSLADVAQKFGGSLDEDVVRLYTREILHGLQHLHQHGIVHCDLKCKNVLLGSSGNIKLADFGCAKRVKDLKAAARLGGTPLWMAPEVLRNEQLDVSADIWSLGCTVIEMATGRYPWAGEVSNPMASVLRIANGDEIPQLPAHFSKEGLDFLTRCLERDPKKRCTAQDLLHHPFLSRSSRRSSQQKQCVSSPTSVLEVHGFEDTCDLDDELESSRGHDKLSFRNPFACHDRAVGSKVCQPEDSALWSSGSWITVRSG; encoded by the coding sequence ATGGCTTGTTCAAATTGCCAATCCGTGTTGCCTAAACCAAATGATTGGGTGAAGGGGAAATTGGTCGGAACCGGATCTTTCGGTACAGTTAATTTGGCCATGAACAAATCCACCGGAGGGCTTTTTGTGGTGAAATCAGCACATATAGGGGCTGGTTGTGAGGCTTTGAGTAATGAGGTGAAAATCCTAGAGAGTTTaagttcatcaccatatattgTTCAATATCTGGGGAAAGAGGAGGACCAAGGTAATCTCAATGTCTTCATGGAGTACATGGCTGGAGGTAGCTTGGCAGATGTGGCTCAAAAGTTTGGTGGATCATTGGATGAAGATGTTGTCCGGTTGTATACTAGAGAAATACTTCATGGTTTACAGCATCTTCACCAGCATGGAATTGTGCATTGTGATCTTAAGTGTAAGAATGTGCTTTTAGGTTCATCCGGGAACATCAAATTGGCAGACTTTGGATGTGCCAAAAGGGTGAAGGACTTGAAGGCCGCCGCGCGTTTAGGAGGGACTCCTCTATGGATGGCCCCTGAAGTATTGAGGAATGAGCAGTTGGATGTTTCTGCTGATATATGGTCTTTGGGATGCACAGTTATTGAAATGGCCACTGGAAGGTATCCTTGGGCCGGCGAAGTGTCGAATCCAATGGCTTCTGTGCTGAGGATCGCCAATGGTGACGAGATACCTCAACTTCCAGCTCATTTCTCCAAGGAGGGTTTGGATTTCTTGACCAGGTGCTTGGAGAGAGACCCCAAAAAGAGGTGTACTGCTCAGGACTTGCTTCACCATCCATTTCTGTCAAGGAGTTCAAGAAGATCTTCTCAACAAAAACAGTGTGTATCTTCACCAACAAGTGTTTTGGAGGTTCATGGTTTTGAGGATACTTGTGATTTAGATGATGAGTTAGAAAGCTCTCGGGGACATGATAAGCTCTCTTTTAGAAACCCGTTCGCGTGCCATGATCGAGCAGTAGGAAGCAAGGTATGCCAACCAGAAGACAGTGCCCTATGGTCGTCTGGGAGTTGGATTACTGTTAGATCAGGATAA